A stretch of DNA from Dokdonia sp. PRO95:
TAATTGTGACCTCGCAACTCACGAAACTCTCATCTCAGAAGATCTTGAGTTTTATCACGACAAGGGTGGACTTTCTACTAGCAAAACAGAGTATATGAAGTCGCTCAAGGAGAATATTTGTAATAAAGTACAGAGAACACTTACTCCAGACACCTTTGAGGTGCACGAGATAGCGGGTTTTGGCGCTATATCACTTGGAAAACATAGTTTTCACAACCTAGTAGAAGACAGCCACTCAGAACCATCTAAGTTTATAACCATATTAAAAGACACCCCAAAAGGCTGGAAAATTACACGAGTGATAAGCTTGCACTAGCAATCTATACAACTCAGTCATAAATTATTACAGTTGGGTAGGTTACGCTTTCGCGAAAGCGGACTTATCTACATCTTTACACCATCAATCAAAAACAATCAATCAAACAAAAACGAACCAATCACCAAAAAACCAATCATTATGACAACGCTCATCAAAACAATTTTAGGAATCCTTACTGCTTTACTCGTCACCTCTTGTCAGTTTGACATTAATCTAGGGCAAATAAGCGGAAACGGAAATGTAGTTACAGAAGATCTGAACATCACAGAAGACTTTGACGAAGTAGTCGCTGGAAATGGCTGGGAAGTATTTTTAGAAAAAGGAAGCACAAACGCCGTAATACTTGAAGCAGACCAAAACCTAGTAGACGCTGCCGAAATTTATGTAAAAGACGGGAAGCTTAAAATATACTGCGAAGACAATATCAAAAGTGCTACCTCAAAAAAGGTGTTTGTAACCTACTCAGAAAATCTTACTGATGTGAGCGTAAATAGTGGTGCAAGTCTCACTACAAAGGAAACACTTACTGGAGATGACATTGAATTTGACGCATCTTCTGGAGGGACAATGCGCGTACAAGTTTCTGCAAAAAATGTAGAGACAGATGTTAGTAGCGGTGGCGTGGCTCGTATCTCTGGTAGTGCAGAGCGACTAGATGCTTCGGTTTCTAGTGGTGGTGTAGCGAGAATAAGTAAACTCAAATCTGTGAGTGCAAAGGCAGATGCTTCATCTGGAGGTGTGATGGATGTTTATGCTTCTCAGGATCTTAAGGCAGAGGCCTCTTCTGGAGGAATCATAAATTACTACGGTAGCCCAAGAAATGTAGATAAGCCTAAAAAGAGCTACTCTGGCGGGGTTATAAGAAGCAAAGAATAATTACAACAAATAACATCAATCAATCAACACAAAAAATGCTCGATAGTATCGAGCATTTTTTTATGTGTATAATAGTTAAAAGTTACAATCCAGCCTTTATTTTCATAAACTGGGCTTCTAGCATTGCCATTTTTTCTTCTAGTCCATCTGCCAGTTCTGGCACTCTGTGATAGAAGACGTAGCGTATGCGCCAGAGTTCTTTAATTTCTTTTATAGGAAACTCTAGGTCGTCTATATTTTTATGATCTGCTCTAAGGGTGATAGTGTTACCAGAGAGGTAGCAACGTCTTAATACTAGTCTATCATTAAAAACGGCTAGAATGAGATGTCCATTATTGAGCTTTTTATAAACGTTTTTGGGGATGTGCTCACCTATTACTATATCTTTTGGAAAGAGTCCTTTGTCATTACTACTCATCTCCAAGTTATCTACTGTAAAGGCTCTGAAATCTTTTTCTGGGTTTACGGGTAGTTGTAAGACAGGCATATCTGCTACAAAAGCTTCCCTGTCATTATATAGTAGATAATCGTTTGTGTTTTTTGGGGTGATGCAAGGTATGGTAGCAAAAGTTTCTTTTGTAATCTGCTCGTGATTTGTAGTAAGGTCTGCTTTAAATTTGAGCAAACTATTTACGGTAAGCTCTTTTGTGAGCAAGTCATCTATAGGAATGCTAAAATAATTAGCAATTTTAATTACCGTATCTATTTTAGGTTCACTCCTGCCCTCCTCATAAGCCCCTAACGTCCCTCTTTTCAGGTCAAAGAGCTCTGCAAACGACTGCTGACTAAGCGTCTTTACGGTTCTTATTTTTCGAATGTTTTTACCAAAGAATGACATATTTTGCTAATTTTATTTGCAAATGACAAAATTGTTTGTATATTTACCTAACAATTTTAGCAAAAAGAATTCACTTATGCTAATTTATTTAGCTTTTTCGCGAAAGCGTAATAGCATCATCAAACATTCATCAATCAAAAATCAAACATTATGACCACTTTAATTATTTACATCCTGAGCCACTTATAAACAATTGGGTATTTACAGAGACAAGTTTTCGTATTATTAACCTTCCAATGTATTGGAACACAACATTGACACTCTTTATGAAGAACCACTTTACAATTACTCGAGATTTTTTATTAGAACTCAATTTTAATATCACTACAGAAAATACGGCAGATGGTATTATGGTTGTACAAAAGGAAAACTCAGGTATCAAAAACCTGATTCTGGGCATTGCTCCTCCTATTCTAATTATCGAGCAATTTATTTTTACCATCAATAACCAGTCAGAAAAGATTTTTAAAAGT
This window harbors:
- a CDS encoding nuclear transport factor 2 family protein, whose protein sequence is MKNPTNLLWILLLLPLIGVAQVSKDSKLYKDILAIDTALFDSYNNCDLATHETLISEDLEFYHDKGGLSTSKTEYMKSLKENICNKVQRTLTPDTFEVHEIAGFGAISLGKHSFHNLVEDSHSEPSKFITILKDTPKGWKITRVISLH
- a CDS encoding head GIN domain-containing protein; protein product: MTTLIKTILGILTALLVTSCQFDINLGQISGNGNVVTEDLNITEDFDEVVAGNGWEVFLEKGSTNAVILEADQNLVDAAEIYVKDGKLKIYCEDNIKSATSKKVFVTYSENLTDVSVNSGASLTTKETLTGDDIEFDASSGGTMRVQVSAKNVETDVSSGGVARISGSAERLDASVSSGGVARISKLKSVSAKADASSGGVMDVYASQDLKAEASSGGIINYYGSPRNVDKPKKSYSGGVIRSKE
- a CDS encoding helix-turn-helix transcriptional regulator — its product is MSFFGKNIRKIRTVKTLSQQSFAELFDLKRGTLGAYEEGRSEPKIDTVIKIANYFSIPIDDLLTKELTVNSLLKFKADLTTNHEQITKETFATIPCITPKNTNDYLLYNDREAFVADMPVLQLPVNPEKDFRAFTVDNLEMSSNDKGLFPKDIVIGEHIPKNVYKKLNNGHLILAVFNDRLVLRRCYLSGNTITLRADHKNIDDLEFPIKEIKELWRIRYVFYHRVPELADGLEEKMAMLEAQFMKIKAGL